The genome window CCTCAGCCAGCATCAGCTAACCGCAATTACCCGAAACCTACACACTGATATATAATAATATAATTACTCCGAATTATCCAGCTTTAGACCGAAAACTTTTCTTTCCAGATTAGAAATACGTTTCAAAATATCATAATTAGTAACAGCACTATTTTTATTCATGTTTCCAGTCTGTTTAGCGACAGTTAGCTGTTTACTTAATTCGTCAACACGACGAATTAAACGTTGGTTCTCTCTTGTCAAATGTTCAACTTCTTGGATATAGTTTTCATAGTCCTTAATGATTTCATCCAAGAATTCATTTACCTGATCTCGATCGAAACCACGCAAGCGTGTATCGAAATTTTTATCGGCAATTTCGCGCGGATTTAAATTAATCGAGAAATTAGTCGATTCGTCTGAACGAGGTTGATTTACCTCTTGCATATTATCCAACATGTTACCTCTACTTATTCAATCTATTTGCATTATATCAAAGCTAGAGAAGATTGTTAACGGCTCTTTTTGATTCAAGTCAAAAGCTTAAAGAAAATCTAACTCTCACTGAGTAAAATCCGAAATGGAGAATATCGGGTTCGAACCGACGACCTCTTACATGCGAAGCAAGCGCTCTCCCAACTGAGCTAATTCCCCGAGACAACAAATAAGATTATACACTTTATTTCAGTTTTTGAGGACTAAAATTTAAAATTATTTAGTACAACTCTTGGGTTCAACCAATTATTTTGAACCAAATCTAATTCGATTTTTGCACGATATGTAAAAATATAGCGCTAATAAACAAAAAGAAACCTTCTCCCGATTGGAAGAAGGCGCCTTTTTGTGAAATATATTGAAAGAATCCGATATTCTTTCAAGACTATTATATTACCATTTTGCCTAATTGGCTAAGGATTTTTTTCGATTTTTGAAATTTTAATTTTCGGATGCAGCTTTTTTAGGTAAAACCAAATTCAAAATAATCCCTAATAATGTTGAAAGGGCGACACCAGTAAATACTAATCCGTGTCCGAGATCTAATTGAAAATTACCAATCCCGGTTACTAATACTGGTGCTGCAATCATAATATTTCTTTTTTTACCAAAATCAACTTTATTGTCAACGATGATCTGTAAACCAGTTGAGGCGATAACTCCATAAAGCATGAAGCCGACACCTCCAATTACTGCTCCTGGAATCGAAGAAATTAAGGCACTTAATTTGCCACAAAAGCTAAAAACGATCGCAAAAACTGCTGCTCCGCCAATTACCCAAACTGAATATACACGGCTTAATTGCATGACACCGATATTTTCTCCATAACTGGTAACTGACGGGCCACCAATCAAACTAGCTGCTATTGAAGCAGTTCCATCGCCCGTTAAGGTTTTTGAAAGTCCCGGATCTTTGAAAAAGTTGCGGTCGGTGATTTTATTTAAGACCATTAAGTGTCCTAAGTGTTCAGAGATAGTAACAAAGGCTAGCGGCGCCATACTAATAATTCCGCTAAGATAAAGTTGACGGCTTTCAAAAATACTATTAAATTTCGGCAAGGCAAACCAACTAGCTTTTGCAATTCCGCTTAAATCGACTAGTCCAAACATCATCGCAAAAAGATAGCCGGTAACAATTCCTAATAAAACGGGAATCATTCCTAAAAATCCTTTTAAAAACATGTTGTAACCGATCGTAAAAAGTAGAGTCAATAAGGCAACTATAAAGATTCTTAGATCGTATTTGCCGCTAGCGACTCCCCCAACTCTGGTGGCATTTAAAGCGGCGGATCCTGCTAAGCTTAAACCAATGACAATCGCAACTGGTCCTACAACTTCTGGTGGAAAAATTTGGTCAATCCAATTAGTACCGACTCTAGCAACAATTAAAGCCACTATGAGATAAACTAATCCGACACTAAAGATTCCTTGGGCTACAGCAGGATAGCCAAACGATTTCATTAAACTGGCCATAGGAATAACAAATGCAAAGCTTGATCCCATATAAGCGGGAATTTTGCCATGTGTGATTAAGATGTGCAGAAGTGTTCCAACCCCTGAGGAAATCAGCGCAACACTTGGATTTAACCCGACTAATAGTGGAACTAAGACCGTTGAGCCAAACATACTAAACATATGTTGTAATGAAAGGCCAAACCAGGTTCCTAAAGGCGGCCGCTCGTTAACGTCATAAATTGCTTGATTTTTATTTGCCATAATTTATCTCCTTTTCTTTTACGCAAAAAAAAACTCCTCTTAGTGAGAAGCGGAGTGAGAATTAAGAAAAAACTACTTGCCAGAGCGTTAATTTGTTTAATCATGATTCCCTCCATATTTTTTGCATTGAAAAATATATTACTCACTTTTTTCAATGATTGCAATGATTTTTTAGATATATTTCTTTTTGTTGGCGGCTTAAGCGTTTAAACTTTAATTCAAAGGAAAGTGCCTCACCTTTACTGGCAAATGTTTCCTGATAGATTAATTTAACCGGTCGGTTGGCGCGAGTATATTTTGCGCCTTTTCCTTCGTTGTGCATTTTGATTCGATGACTAACATCGTTGGTGGTTCCGGCGTAAAAAGCTCCGTTGCGGCAAAGAACCACATAAAAGAAGTATTTATCCATGAATAATTTTTGCAAACTCTTTCGTATATAGATTTTTTCCTTCGTAGATATATAAAGGAGGTGCCAC of Xylocopilactobacillus apicola contains these proteins:
- a CDS encoding uracil-xanthine permease family protein, with amino-acid sequence MANKNQAIYDVNERPPLGTWFGLSLQHMFSMFGSTVLVPLLVGLNPSVALISSGVGTLLHILITHGKIPAYMGSSFAFVIPMASLMKSFGYPAVAQGIFSVGLVYLIVALIVARVGTNWIDQIFPPEVVGPVAIVIGLSLAGSAALNATRVGGVASGKYDLRIFIVALLTLLFTIGYNMFLKGFLGMIPVLLGIVTGYLFAMMFGLVDLSGIAKASWFALPKFNSIFESRQLYLSGIISMAPLAFVTISEHLGHLMVLNKITDRNFFKDPGLSKTLTGDGTASIAASLIGGPSVTSYGENIGVMQLSRVYSVWVIGGAAVFAIVFSFCGKLSALISSIPGAVIGGVGFMLYGVIASTGLQIIVDNKVDFGKKRNIMIAAPVLVTGIGNFQLDLGHGLVFTGVALSTLLGIILNLVLPKKAASEN
- a CDS encoding GIY-YIG nuclease family protein, giving the protein MQKLFMDKYFFYVVLCRNGAFYAGTTNDVSHRIKMHNEGKGAKYTRANRPVKLIYQETFASKGEALSFELKFKRLSRQQKEIYLKNHCNH
- the gpsB gene encoding cell division regulator GpsB; amino-acid sequence: MLDNMQEVNQPRSDESTNFSINLNPREIADKNFDTRLRGFDRDQVNEFLDEIIKDYENYIQEVEHLTRENQRLIRRVDELSKQLTVAKQTGNMNKNSAVTNYDILKRISNLERKVFGLKLDNSE